The Denticeps clupeoides chromosome 5, fDenClu1.1, whole genome shotgun sequence genome includes a region encoding these proteins:
- the adam15 gene encoding disintegrin and metalloproteinase domain-containing protein 12 isoform X9, translating to MTALFLLRALLAVTLVGLARPGTSLLADSSRFEGLDDGPRSPGPRSPGPARGSAGSGEESRPPRTGEDHQHNRSSRPVERTKPFGIVDGRRKSLSEALRNGHPDKFQCGLHIRGVLFLLDLEKNIDLLPNSPNVFYYLPNGTGVSSVERFTHCYYHGIVRGFPQSRVALSTCAGLRGVIVINASLSFELQPEEHDDKHQEEGSGGVEEEGMHLLYPTHQLMSGSGGCGVSHRAVPPLYAPPQVHRSKRDILSETKYIELVLVADHKEFLNYQKNNKTIIYRMLDVANQVDWFYRPLNVRVALLGLEIWSDQDKIQVDTNPKETLNRFLDWRTQELLPRLRHDNAQLVMGGSFDGTTVGMASQSSMCSKDRSGGVNVDHLVSVLGVASTVAHELGHNLGMSHDTAERKCECQNEPRMGGCIMEPSTGFMPGQLFSSCSARDLSLSLLHGGGMCLFNVPQPEKLLGGPRCGNLYVEKGEECDCGLLDECNDPCCNASTCKLVPGAQCSSDGICCENCKLRTAGWVCREPLGECDLPEHCTGTSPYCPPNVFLQNGEPCESGSSYCYSGVCASLDAQCQILWGPNATKAPPLCFSSVNKHGSKYGNCGQLANGSYIPCPSADVQCGKLQCQGGNGRPLLGSNAQILTTKVLLNHTDYTCRGTHFDLGDDISDPAMVAPGSSCGPGKACLNQRCQDASVFGVEECHRKCNGHGVCNSNKNCHCDVGWAPPDCKYAGFGGSVDSGPARQPRDSDPAQVALLVIFLFVLPVVLLFLALRVPGCRRGFFCLSRSPFQKGGSRQQSRTPAAERVDAQNGEQMQPLRYQWTHQNDIPLIPPVNKRTVKRPAPPNKPLPPDPVSQNAAPPKPPVPRKPLPVNPSTQLPPQTHTPGLPGATHYHRQHVTVVPVRRPPLPPVRAGQPMPSHRLPPV from the exons ATGACGGCCCTCTTCTTACTTCGCGCCCTGCTCGCCGTGACTTTGGTCGGGCTTGCGCGCCCAGGAACTTCGCTGCTGGCCGACAGCAGCCGGTTTGAGGGCCTGGACGACGGACCCCGGTCACCCGGACCCCGGTCACCCGGTCCCGCCAGGGGATCCGCAGGAAGCGGCGAGGAGAGCCGGCCACCGCGCACAG GTGAAGACCACCAGCATAACAGGTCGAGTAGGCCTGTGGAGCGGACAAAGCCCTTTGGGATAGTGGACGGACGCAGGAAGAGTCTGAGCGAAGCCTTGCGG AACGGTCATCCGGATAAGTTCCAGTGTGGACTGCACATTAGGGGTGTTCTTTTTCTGCTGGAcctggaaaaaaacat AGATCTTCTACCAAATTCACCAAATGTGTTCTACTATCTCCCCAATGGAACGGGGGTCTCTTCGGTAGAACGTTTT ACACACTGCTACTATCATGGTATAGTGAGAGGCTTCCCTCAGTCTCGAGTGGCCCTGAGTACATGTGCTGGTTTACG GGGGGTGATTGTCATCAATGCCAGTCTGAGTTTTGAGCTGCAGCCTGAGGAGCATGATGATAAGCATCAAGAGGAAGGAAGTGGAGGTGTTGAAGAGGAAGGGATGCATCTTCTCTACCCAACTCACCAACTCATGTCTGGGTCAGGGGGCTGTGGTGTGTCCCACAGGGCAGTGCCCCCTCTCTATGCCCCACCCCAAGTTCACAGG AGCAAGAGGGATATTCTCTCTGAGACAAAATACATCGAGCTGGTGCTGGTGGCTGATCATAAAGAG TTCTTGAACTACCAGAAGAACAATAAGACAATCATCTATAGAATGCTTGATGTTGCCAACCAGGTGGACTGG TTCTATAGGCCTTTGAATGTTCGGGTGGCACTGTTGGGCCTGGAGATCTGGAGCGACCAGGATAAAATCCAGGTGGATACGAACCCTAAGGAAACCCTCAACCGCTTCCTGGATTGGAGAACACAGGAGCTGCTGCCTCGCTTGCGCCATGACAATGCTCAGCTGGTCAT GGGTGGCTCCTTTGATGGCACAACAGTGGGAATGGCATCCCAGTCGTCCATGTGTTCCAAGGACCGTTCTGGTGGAGTCAATGTG GATCATCTTGTCAGTGTGCTGGGCGTGGCCTCCACAGTTGCCCATGAATTGGGCCATAACCTGGGCATGAGCCATGACACGGCTGAACGCAAATGTGAGTGCCAAAATGAGCCCAGGATGGGCGGCTGCATCATGGAGCCCTCCACAGG GTTCATGCCAGGACAGCTCTTCAGCAGCTGCAGTGCCCGAGACCTGTCCCTCAGCCTCCTGCATGGAGGTGGCATGTGCCTCTTTAACGTGCCACAGCCAGAGAAGCTCTTGGGTGGACCTCGCTGTGGCAACCTCTATGTGGAGAAAGGGGAGGAGTGTGACTGTGGCCTGCTGGAT GAGTGCAATGATCCCTGCTGCAATGCTAGCACCTGTAAGCTGGTTCCTGGTGCACAGTGTTCCTCTGATGGTATTTGCTGTGAGAACTGCAAG CTTCGCACTGCGGGCTGGGTCTGCCGGGAGCCGCTGGGGGAGTGTGACCTGCCTGAGCACTGCACTGGCACCTCGCCCTACTGCCCCCCCAATGTCTTCCTGCAGAATGGAGAGCCCTGTGAAAGTGGATCATCCTACTGCTACAGCGGTGTCTGTGCCAGCCTGGATGCCCAGTGCCAAATTCTATGGGGGCCCA ATGCCACCAAGGCGCCacctttgtgtttttcatctgtCAACAAACACGGCAGCAAATATGGCAACTGTGGTCAATTAGCCAATGGCAGTTATATCCCATGTCCCAGTGC AGATGTGCAGTGTGGGAAACTGCAGTGTCAAGGTGGGAATGGCCGCCCTCTGCTGGGCTCCAATGCACAGATCCTCACTACTAAAGTTCTTCTGAATCACACTGACTACACCTGCCGCGGCACCCACTTTGACCTGGGCGATGATATCTCTGACCCCGCCATGGTTGCTCCAGGCTCGTCCTGTGGACCAGGAAAG GCCTGTCTGAATCAGCGCTGTCAAGATGCTTCGGTTTTTGGGGTGGAGGAGTGTCACAGGAAGTGCAACGGACACGGC GTCTGCAACAGCAATAAGAACTGCCACTGCGATGTGGGATGGGCCCCGCCTGACTGTAAATATGCTGGCTTTGGGGGCAGCGTGGACAGTGGACCCGCCAGGCAACCTCGAG ATTCGGACCCGGCCCAAGTAGCTTTGCTTGTCATCTTCCTCTTCGTCTTGCCTGTGGTGCTATTATTTTTGGCTCTTCGGGTTCCTGGCTGCCGGCGTGGGTTCTTTTGCTTAAGTAGAAGTCCTTTCCAAAAAGGTGGCAGCCGCCAGCAGAGCCG GACCCCGGCAGCTGAGCGAGTCGATGCCCAAAATGGGGAACAGATGCAGCCTCTGAGGTACCAGTGGACACATCAAAATGACATACCCCTCATCCCACCAGTTAACAAG
- the adam15 gene encoding disintegrin and metalloproteinase domain-containing protein 12 isoform X2: MTALFLLRALLAVTLVGLARPGTSLLADSSRFEGLDDGPRSPGPRSPGPARGSAGSGEESRPPRTGEDHQHNRSSRPVERTKPFGIVDGRRKSLSEALRNGHPDKFQCGLHIRGVLFLLDLEKNIDLLPNSPNVFYYLPNGTGVSSVERFTHCYYHGIVRGFPQSRVALSTCAGLRGVIVINASLSFELQPEEHDDKHQEEGSGGVEEEGMHLLYPTHQLMSGSGGCGVSHRAVPPLYAPPQVHRSKRDILSETKYIELVLVADHKEFLNYQKNNKTIIYRMLDVANQVDWFYRPLNVRVALLGLEIWSDQDKIQVDTNPKETLNRFLDWRTQELLPRLRHDNAQLVMGGSFDGTTVGMASQSSMCSKDRSGGVNVDHLVSVLGVASTVAHELGHNLGMSHDTAERKCECQNEPRMGGCIMEPSTGFMPGQLFSSCSARDLSLSLLHGGGMCLFNVPQPEKLLGGPRCGNLYVEKGEECDCGLLDECNDPCCNASTCKLVPGAQCSSDGICCENCKLRTAGWVCREPLGECDLPEHCTGTSPYCPPNVFLQNGEPCESGSSYCYSGVCASLDAQCQILWGPNATKAPPLCFSSVNKHGSKYGNCGQLANGSYIPCPSADVQCGKLQCQGGNGRPLLGSNAQILTTKVLLNHTDYTCRGTHFDLGDDISDPAMVAPGSSCGPGKACLNQRCQDASVFGVEECHRKCNGHGVCNSNKNCHCDVGWAPPDCKYAGFGGSVDSGPARQPRDSDPAQVALLVIFLFVLPVVLLFLALRVPGCRRGFFCLSRSPFQKGGSRQQSRQVTVAHVQIYGMTIGEDPMQRTPAAERVDAQNGEQMQPLRYQWTHQNDIPLIPPVNKVHNRPAPPNKPLPPDPVLKNAQMAGGRPAPPHKPLPPDPSVPEGKAHHKNAAPPKPPVPRKPLPVNPSTQLPPQTHTPGLPGATHYHRQHVTVVPVRRPPLPPVRAGQPMPSHRLPPV, translated from the exons ATGACGGCCCTCTTCTTACTTCGCGCCCTGCTCGCCGTGACTTTGGTCGGGCTTGCGCGCCCAGGAACTTCGCTGCTGGCCGACAGCAGCCGGTTTGAGGGCCTGGACGACGGACCCCGGTCACCCGGACCCCGGTCACCCGGTCCCGCCAGGGGATCCGCAGGAAGCGGCGAGGAGAGCCGGCCACCGCGCACAG GTGAAGACCACCAGCATAACAGGTCGAGTAGGCCTGTGGAGCGGACAAAGCCCTTTGGGATAGTGGACGGACGCAGGAAGAGTCTGAGCGAAGCCTTGCGG AACGGTCATCCGGATAAGTTCCAGTGTGGACTGCACATTAGGGGTGTTCTTTTTCTGCTGGAcctggaaaaaaacat AGATCTTCTACCAAATTCACCAAATGTGTTCTACTATCTCCCCAATGGAACGGGGGTCTCTTCGGTAGAACGTTTT ACACACTGCTACTATCATGGTATAGTGAGAGGCTTCCCTCAGTCTCGAGTGGCCCTGAGTACATGTGCTGGTTTACG GGGGGTGATTGTCATCAATGCCAGTCTGAGTTTTGAGCTGCAGCCTGAGGAGCATGATGATAAGCATCAAGAGGAAGGAAGTGGAGGTGTTGAAGAGGAAGGGATGCATCTTCTCTACCCAACTCACCAACTCATGTCTGGGTCAGGGGGCTGTGGTGTGTCCCACAGGGCAGTGCCCCCTCTCTATGCCCCACCCCAAGTTCACAGG AGCAAGAGGGATATTCTCTCTGAGACAAAATACATCGAGCTGGTGCTGGTGGCTGATCATAAAGAG TTCTTGAACTACCAGAAGAACAATAAGACAATCATCTATAGAATGCTTGATGTTGCCAACCAGGTGGACTGG TTCTATAGGCCTTTGAATGTTCGGGTGGCACTGTTGGGCCTGGAGATCTGGAGCGACCAGGATAAAATCCAGGTGGATACGAACCCTAAGGAAACCCTCAACCGCTTCCTGGATTGGAGAACACAGGAGCTGCTGCCTCGCTTGCGCCATGACAATGCTCAGCTGGTCAT GGGTGGCTCCTTTGATGGCACAACAGTGGGAATGGCATCCCAGTCGTCCATGTGTTCCAAGGACCGTTCTGGTGGAGTCAATGTG GATCATCTTGTCAGTGTGCTGGGCGTGGCCTCCACAGTTGCCCATGAATTGGGCCATAACCTGGGCATGAGCCATGACACGGCTGAACGCAAATGTGAGTGCCAAAATGAGCCCAGGATGGGCGGCTGCATCATGGAGCCCTCCACAGG GTTCATGCCAGGACAGCTCTTCAGCAGCTGCAGTGCCCGAGACCTGTCCCTCAGCCTCCTGCATGGAGGTGGCATGTGCCTCTTTAACGTGCCACAGCCAGAGAAGCTCTTGGGTGGACCTCGCTGTGGCAACCTCTATGTGGAGAAAGGGGAGGAGTGTGACTGTGGCCTGCTGGAT GAGTGCAATGATCCCTGCTGCAATGCTAGCACCTGTAAGCTGGTTCCTGGTGCACAGTGTTCCTCTGATGGTATTTGCTGTGAGAACTGCAAG CTTCGCACTGCGGGCTGGGTCTGCCGGGAGCCGCTGGGGGAGTGTGACCTGCCTGAGCACTGCACTGGCACCTCGCCCTACTGCCCCCCCAATGTCTTCCTGCAGAATGGAGAGCCCTGTGAAAGTGGATCATCCTACTGCTACAGCGGTGTCTGTGCCAGCCTGGATGCCCAGTGCCAAATTCTATGGGGGCCCA ATGCCACCAAGGCGCCacctttgtgtttttcatctgtCAACAAACACGGCAGCAAATATGGCAACTGTGGTCAATTAGCCAATGGCAGTTATATCCCATGTCCCAGTGC AGATGTGCAGTGTGGGAAACTGCAGTGTCAAGGTGGGAATGGCCGCCCTCTGCTGGGCTCCAATGCACAGATCCTCACTACTAAAGTTCTTCTGAATCACACTGACTACACCTGCCGCGGCACCCACTTTGACCTGGGCGATGATATCTCTGACCCCGCCATGGTTGCTCCAGGCTCGTCCTGTGGACCAGGAAAG GCCTGTCTGAATCAGCGCTGTCAAGATGCTTCGGTTTTTGGGGTGGAGGAGTGTCACAGGAAGTGCAACGGACACGGC GTCTGCAACAGCAATAAGAACTGCCACTGCGATGTGGGATGGGCCCCGCCTGACTGTAAATATGCTGGCTTTGGGGGCAGCGTGGACAGTGGACCCGCCAGGCAACCTCGAG ATTCGGACCCGGCCCAAGTAGCTTTGCTTGTCATCTTCCTCTTCGTCTTGCCTGTGGTGCTATTATTTTTGGCTCTTCGGGTTCCTGGCTGCCGGCGTGGGTTCTTTTGCTTAAGTAGAAGTCCTTTCCAAAAAGGTGGCAGCCGCCAGCAGAGCCG TCAGGTCACAGTGGCCCATGTGCAGATATATGGGATGACAATAGGAGAGGATCCCATGCAGAG GACCCCGGCAGCTGAGCGAGTCGATGCCCAAAATGGGGAACAGATGCAGCCTCTGAGGTACCAGTGGACACATCAAAATGACATACCCCTCATCCCACCAGTTAACAAG GTTCACAACAGGCCTGCTCCTCCTAATAAACCGCTCCCGCCTGACCCAGTCCTAAAAAATGCACAG